From Coturnix japonica isolate 7356 chromosome 1, Coturnix japonica 2.1, whole genome shotgun sequence, the proteins below share one genomic window:
- the PRSS23 gene encoding serine protease 23, translated as MAGLTTLILLLCAAKDVMPSSPHWKPTWPSYRVPVILPQSTFNLDKPQFDAEAKLEVASPCGPECHKSSPLPTYEEVKNYLSYETLYANGSLTETEVGIYILSSSGDESRGKSRTKRQIYGYDSRFSIFGKDFLLNYPFSTSVKLSTGCTGTLVAEKHVLTAAHCIHDGKSYVKGAQKLRVGFLKPKVKNGSKGANITGSAMPEKMKFQWIRVKRTHVPKGWIKGNANDIGMDYDYALLELKKPHKRKFMKIGVSPPARHLPGGRIHFSGYDNDRPGNLVYRFCDVKDETYDLLYQQCDAQPGASGSGVYVRMWKRQNHKWERKIIGIFSGHQWVDMNGTPQDFNVAVRITPLKYAQICYWIKGNYLDCREG; from the coding sequence ATGGCTGGCTTGACCACTCTAATCCTCCTTTTGTGTGCTGCTAAAGATGTGATGCCCTCCAGTCCTCACTGGAAGCCAACTTGGCCATCTTACAGAGTTCCCGTTATCCTGCCACAGTCTACCTTTAACTTGGACAAACCACAGTTCGATGCTGAAGCCAAACTGGAAGTGGCATCTCCGTGTGGCCCAGAGTGCCACAAAAGTTCTCCACTTCCAACTTATGAAGAAGTGAAGAACTACCTGTCTTATGAAACTTTGTATGCTAATGGTAGCCTCACTGAAACCGAAGTGGGCATATATATTCTGAGCAGCAGTGGTGATGAGTCTCGAGGCAAATCTCGAACTAAGAGGCAGATCTATGGCTATGACAGCAGGTTTAGCATTTTTGGGAAGGACTTCTTGTTGAATTACCCGTTCTCCACGTCTGTGAAGCTATCTACAGGTTGCACGGGGACACTAGTAGCTGAAAAGCATGTGCTTACTGCTGCTCATTGCATCCATGATGGCAAGAGTTATGTCAAAGGTGCTCAGAAACTGCGGGTGGGGTTCCTGAAGCCTAAAGTGaaaaatggcagcaaaggggccAACATCACTGGCTCGGCAATGcctgagaaaatgaaattccagTGGATCCGGGTGAAACGGACACATGTCCCCAAAGGATGGATCAAAGGCAATGCCAATGATATTGGCATGGATTATGACTATGCCCTGCTGGAGCTCAAGAAGCCTCATAAAAGAAAGTTTATGAAGATAGGCGTGAGCCCACCAGCAAGACACTTGCCTGGAGGGAGAATTCACTTTTCTGGCTACGACAACGATCGACCAGGAAACCTGGTGTACCGTTTCTGTGACGTCAAAGATGAAACGTACGACCTGTTGTACCAGCAATGTGATGCCCAGCCAGGTGCCAGTGGATCTGGGGTGTACGTGAGGATGTGGAAGAGGCAGAATCACAAATGGGAACGTAAAATTATTGGCATATTTTCAGGCCATCAGTGGGTGGACATGAATGGCACCCCGCAGGATTTCAATGTAGCTGTTCGCATCACACCCCTCAAATACGCACAGATCTGTTACTGGATCAAAGGCAACTATCTTGACTGCAGGGAAGGATAA